A genomic region of Mycobacterium sp. Aquia_213 contains the following coding sequences:
- a CDS encoding nitroreductase family protein, whose translation MVDIDELLPVTRAQPPQHSFIDVLSRRRSIRSYGPLTAASLARLLDLVFALQWSAPADDGGMRRFRPVPSAGARHPLAPLILIEKVVSLDAGLWRFDPDARQLHLVTNICDSLTRPWQAACDAGTLETRPPAIIVLAAKFDATLARYPAGSALVWRDAGVALGTLHLAATDLGLASCILGTAGILDGDLLEACGVIGNLVGDVGSLALGGS comes from the coding sequence GTGGTCGACATCGACGAGTTGCTCCCTGTCACCAGGGCGCAGCCACCTCAACACTCGTTCATCGACGTGCTCAGTCGGCGTCGTAGCATCCGTAGCTACGGTCCACTCACCGCCGCTAGTCTCGCCCGGCTCCTTGACCTCGTGTTCGCCCTCCAGTGGTCCGCACCCGCCGATGATGGTGGCATGCGCCGCTTCCGGCCGGTGCCGTCTGCCGGTGCGCGGCATCCGCTTGCGCCACTGATCCTCATCGAGAAAGTCGTCAGCCTCGACGCTGGCTTGTGGCGATTCGACCCGGACGCACGACAATTGCATCTAGTGACAAATATCTGCGACTCCCTCACGCGACCTTGGCAAGCCGCTTGCGACGCCGGAACGTTGGAGACGCGGCCACCCGCCATCATCGTGCTCGCCGCAAAGTTCGACGCCACTCTTGCGCGCTACCCGGCAGGCTCCGCGCTTGTTTGGCGCGATGCGGGGGTCGCTTTAGGGACGCTTCACCTAGCAGCAACCGACCTGGGCCTAGCTTCCTGCATCCTCGGTACCGCGGGCATCCTCGATGGCGATCTCCTGGAGGCGTGCGGGGTCATCGGAAATCTCGTCGGAGACGTTGGCTCGCTTGCCCTCGGGGGATCCTGA
- a CDS encoding TetR/AcrR family transcriptional regulator — MSVEARRRRASSEATRTRLISAARDLFLVGGYEATPVRKIADEAGVTIGAFYGHFGSKRTVLFRVVRDMNASRKGQRQRFPTPAHRALVLTVASFAHEDPEAARVLAEVLQVIAVGAGEALDAAKAGGLLVDLAR; from the coding sequence ATGAGCGTGGAGGCGCGGCGTCGTCGCGCCTCGTCAGAGGCAACGCGGACGAGACTGATATCGGCCGCCCGCGACCTGTTCCTCGTTGGCGGATATGAGGCGACGCCCGTCCGAAAAATCGCTGACGAGGCCGGAGTCACCATCGGTGCGTTCTACGGCCACTTCGGGTCGAAGCGGACAGTTCTGTTCAGGGTCGTCAGGGACATGAACGCGTCCAGGAAAGGCCAACGACAGCGGTTCCCGACGCCGGCACATCGCGCACTGGTGCTCACCGTCGCGTCTTTCGCACACGAGGATCCAGAAGCTGCGAGGGTGCTTGCGGAGGTCCTTCAGGTGATTGCCGTTGGCGCTGGCGAAGCACTAGATGCCGCGAAGGCAGGGGGGCTGCTTGTGGACCTCGCCCGGTGA
- the queD gene encoding 6-carboxytetrahydropterin synthase QueD, with amino-acid sequence MNEVPLVAGSHASRRLATSVTRKFSFEAAHQLQWHQGKCASLHGHSYRFDVTVAGNLSQDGIVVDFADIKTAVDKHVLGDYDHAYLNDFLPNPTAELIAADIADRLLAAGLAVNTVTVYETASCSATVQVIGG; translated from the coding sequence ATGAACGAGGTACCCCTTGTCGCTGGCTCACACGCCAGCCGGCGGCTCGCCACATCGGTGACCCGTAAATTCTCGTTCGAAGCCGCCCACCAGCTTCAGTGGCACCAAGGAAAGTGCGCCAGCCTGCACGGACATTCGTACCGCTTCGATGTCACCGTTGCCGGCAACCTGAGCCAGGACGGCATAGTTGTCGATTTCGCGGACATTAAGACTGCGGTCGATAAGCACGTTCTAGGCGACTACGACCATGCCTACCTCAACGACTTCCTCCCGAATCCGACCGCTGAGCTCATAGCCGCCGACATCGCAGACCGTCTCCTCGCGGCTGGCCTCGCAGTGAACACAGTGACGGTGTATGAGACGGCGTCCTGCTCGGCGACGGTCCAGGTCATTGGCGGCTGA
- a CDS encoding 7-carboxy-7-deazaguanine synthase QueE, with amino-acid sequence MADETVSHRLGTHAVLRIVEVFGPTIQGEGPAVGRAAYLLRLAGCNLTCDWCDTAFSWDPDREDPERPPRDITAAAVLALLDPRTNDSSAPPPSVRRLVVTGGEPLLQAAQLVDVLSSLVALGWVVEVETSGSVSPGPLAVLVDQFNVSPKLAHSGVSERARLRLRVLDEFARLPSASFKFVVEESADLDEVAQLLGQLCVPVSPDRVFVMAQGTDPGLLLKRSKDLADAVTSRGWGLTPRWHALLWADERGR; translated from the coding sequence ATGGCCGACGAGACGGTCTCACATCGACTGGGAACGCACGCCGTTCTACGGATCGTGGAAGTGTTCGGCCCCACGATCCAGGGCGAAGGCCCCGCCGTCGGCCGCGCCGCTTACTTGCTTCGGCTCGCTGGATGCAATCTGACCTGCGACTGGTGTGATACTGCATTTAGCTGGGACCCTGACCGCGAAGACCCGGAGCGACCGCCGCGCGATATCACGGCTGCTGCGGTGCTGGCCTTGCTCGACCCGCGGACCAACGACTCGTCCGCGCCTCCGCCATCGGTCAGGAGACTCGTCGTCACTGGCGGTGAACCGCTGCTGCAGGCGGCCCAGCTGGTCGATGTACTCTCATCGCTCGTCGCCCTCGGGTGGGTGGTGGAGGTCGAGACGTCCGGCAGCGTGTCGCCCGGGCCGCTCGCCGTGCTCGTAGACCAATTCAATGTGTCGCCTAAGCTTGCTCACAGCGGAGTTTCCGAACGGGCACGCCTGCGGCTAAGGGTCCTCGATGAGTTTGCCCGCCTGCCGTCTGCGTCGTTCAAGTTCGTAGTCGAAGAGTCTGCGGACCTCGATGAGGTGGCCCAACTGCTGGGCCAACTCTGCGTCCCGGTATCGCCGGACCGGGTGTTCGTGATGGCGCAGGGAACGGATCCCGGCTTGCTGTTGAAGCGGAGTAAAGACTTGGCCGATGCAGTGACGTCCCGCGGATGGGGTCTCACGCCGCGATGGCACGCACTGCTGTGGGCGGATGAGCGTGGCCGCTGA